The proteins below are encoded in one region of Amycolatopsis acidiphila:
- a CDS encoding PadR family transcriptional regulator translates to MLEFAVLGLLHEAPMHGYVLRKRLHETLGMFRTFSYGSLYPTLRRLQRAGFIVEEADEVGAHDKTTNTVAKTQPRPRVRRARRVYKLTAEGKEHFAELLGDAGPQTWDDEGFGVHLAFFSRTPADVRMRILEGRRRRVEERREGLRAAMARAEEKIDRYTRELHRLGLESSEREVRWLNELIAHEQAEQRGAQN, encoded by the coding sequence GTGTTGGAGTTCGCCGTACTGGGGCTGCTGCACGAGGCGCCCATGCACGGGTACGTGCTGCGCAAACGACTGCACGAGACGCTCGGCATGTTCCGCACGTTCTCGTACGGCTCGCTGTATCCGACTCTACGGAGACTGCAGCGGGCGGGCTTCATCGTCGAGGAGGCCGATGAGGTCGGTGCGCACGACAAGACCACGAACACCGTCGCCAAGACCCAGCCGAGGCCCAGGGTCCGGCGTGCCCGAAGGGTGTACAAGCTCACCGCCGAGGGCAAGGAGCACTTCGCCGAGCTGCTCGGCGACGCCGGTCCGCAGACCTGGGACGACGAGGGTTTCGGGGTGCACCTGGCGTTCTTCTCCAGGACCCCGGCCGATGTCCGCATGCGCATCCTGGAAGGCCGTCGCCGGCGCGTCGAAGAGCGCCGGGAGGGCTTGCGGGCGGCCATGGCCAGAGCCGAAGAGAAGATCGACCGCTACACCCGCGAGCTGCACCGGCTGGGCCTGGAGAGCAGCGAGCGCGAAGTCCGCTGGCTCAACGAGCTGATCGCGCACGAGCAGGCCGAGCAGCGCGGCGCGCAGAACTAG
- a CDS encoding DUF5318 family protein codes for MQMQRHVVDYGLQRRALLSDFRAGRLGRKDVCDADPYLLRAAKFHGEPTDTQCPVCLSPALTLVSWVYGDELKHVAGSAKTPAELARMAALFGEFTVHVVEVCGTCRWNHLVLSYVLGTGTPHGTSKRTAGQ; via the coding sequence GTGCAGATGCAGCGACACGTCGTGGACTACGGGCTACAGCGCCGGGCGCTGCTGTCCGACTTCCGCGCCGGTCGCCTCGGTAGGAAGGACGTCTGCGACGCAGACCCGTACCTGCTCAGGGCGGCGAAGTTCCACGGCGAGCCGACCGACACCCAGTGTCCGGTCTGCCTTTCGCCTGCGCTGACGCTCGTGTCCTGGGTGTACGGCGACGAGCTCAAGCACGTCGCCGGCTCGGCGAAGACACCGGCCGAGCTCGCCAGGATGGCCGCGCTGTTCGGCGAGTTCACCGTGCACGTGGTGGAGGTCTGCGGGACGTGCCGATGGAACCACCTGGTGCTGTCATACGTCCTGGGCACGGGAACACCGCACGGGACGTCGAAGAGGACCGCCGGGCAGTGA
- a CDS encoding transglycosylase domain-containing protein codes for MNDEYNRSWPGQEPDEPRPAPRQGGGAPRRPQPGGPQWPGEGQQPGWPAGGDPDGGPTQRRVPPAGRPTPPRQPGTPPPGPNRGGYQPPPPPSGPPNREPGLLTHSPLGGAGGYPEDDYDDYDDEQDRFNEFGSGDESSEEEPTVKDDKAALTPKQRKKRRWKIVRRTLYVLFGLFVIVPAIGFTVSYFLVDVPTPEEVLAQQSQVVTYYYGDNSVMGKEVPDTGNREILKPGQIPETVKHAVYAAEDATFETNNGFDVIGIARAAYNNVTGGSGGGSTISQQYIKKATENEAPTLTRKATELVKSFKMNQTQPKEDIITAYLNIVYFGRNAYGIQAAAHAYFNKDAAQLSPSEAALLAGLIQGPSKSENTEYAQWRWNYVMDNMVKYQWLPAAERQAAQFPTPLPKDQTKPQAIKGPEAFIQAQVEDELDAAGYSKEKLQAGGYNIYTTIDPSAQKLMEDTAHKYMDDQPAVLKNAMVAVDPKTRGVIAYYGGPNDKTNAVDWGGTKRNPGSSFKAFDVTAFFKMGKGLGETFDGTTHRQFGTVNGKPRYINNAGASNSCSKECTVAEAMMRSTNTVFFDLVANVTGPQAVKDAAKEAGVTGLDSTAVDNNIALGGGTTEVTPLDMASGYATFADDGIAMQRHFVSKVTDPGGNVVFQTPSNPAPAFADNNADKSKQIAGNVTMALKPVIDFSKLKCPPNHECAGKTGTQQYDASGPNASGNSNDNSQVWMVGYTPSIAVSSWVGTGGNQPLKDKNGKAVGSGGLPAQMWQEFMNNYLKDKPAEKFSTVQPIGKAATASGDESTTTKQTTTTTTTTQSSTTTQPTTTTESPSSSSRTRPSIPTGIIPTGPGRNGFGGTTVPTG; via the coding sequence GTGAACGACGAGTACAACCGCTCCTGGCCAGGTCAGGAGCCTGATGAGCCCCGTCCTGCCCCGCGGCAGGGCGGTGGCGCGCCGCGCCGTCCGCAGCCGGGCGGGCCGCAGTGGCCCGGCGAGGGCCAGCAGCCCGGCTGGCCCGCCGGCGGTGACCCCGACGGCGGCCCCACCCAGCGCCGCGTCCCGCCCGCCGGTCGCCCGACGCCGCCTCGTCAGCCAGGAACACCGCCTCCCGGTCCGAACCGCGGCGGCTACCAGCCGCCGCCTCCGCCTTCCGGTCCGCCGAACCGCGAGCCCGGGCTGCTCACGCACAGCCCGCTGGGCGGCGCGGGTGGTTACCCCGAGGACGACTACGACGACTACGACGACGAGCAGGACCGGTTCAACGAGTTCGGCTCGGGCGACGAGTCGTCCGAAGAGGAGCCCACGGTCAAGGACGACAAGGCGGCGCTGACGCCCAAGCAGCGCAAGAAGCGCCGCTGGAAGATCGTCCGCCGCACGTTGTACGTCCTTTTCGGCCTGTTCGTGATCGTGCCCGCGATCGGCTTCACGGTGTCGTACTTCCTGGTCGACGTGCCCACCCCGGAAGAGGTGCTGGCGCAGCAGAGCCAGGTCGTGACGTACTACTACGGCGACAACTCGGTGATGGGCAAGGAGGTCCCGGACACCGGGAACCGCGAGATCCTCAAGCCCGGGCAGATCCCGGAGACCGTCAAGCACGCGGTGTACGCGGCGGAGGACGCCACCTTCGAGACCAACAACGGTTTCGACGTGATCGGTATCGCACGCGCCGCGTACAACAACGTCACCGGCGGCTCCGGCGGTGGCTCCACGATCTCGCAGCAGTACATCAAGAAGGCCACGGAGAACGAGGCGCCGACGCTCACCCGTAAGGCCACGGAGCTGGTCAAGTCGTTCAAGATGAACCAGACCCAGCCCAAGGAAGACATCATCACGGCGTACCTGAACATCGTCTACTTCGGACGAAACGCCTACGGCATCCAGGCCGCCGCGCACGCGTACTTCAACAAGGACGCCGCGCAGCTGAGCCCGTCGGAGGCGGCGCTGCTGGCCGGGCTGATCCAGGGCCCGAGCAAGTCGGAGAACACCGAGTACGCCCAGTGGCGCTGGAACTACGTGATGGACAACATGGTCAAGTACCAGTGGCTGCCCGCCGCCGAACGGCAGGCCGCGCAGTTCCCGACCCCGTTGCCGAAGGACCAGACCAAGCCGCAGGCGATCAAGGGTCCGGAGGCGTTCATCCAGGCCCAGGTCGAGGACGAGCTGGACGCGGCGGGCTACTCCAAGGAGAAGCTGCAGGCAGGCGGCTACAACATCTACACGACCATCGACCCGTCGGCACAGAAGCTGATGGAGGACACCGCGCACAAGTACATGGACGACCAGCCGGCGGTGTTGAAGAACGCGATGGTGGCGGTCGACCCGAAGACCCGCGGGGTGATCGCCTACTACGGCGGGCCGAACGACAAGACCAACGCGGTGGACTGGGGCGGTACGAAACGCAACCCCGGTTCGTCGTTCAAGGCGTTCGACGTGACGGCGTTCTTCAAGATGGGCAAGGGCCTCGGCGAGACGTTCGACGGCACCACGCACCGGCAGTTCGGCACGGTCAACGGAAAACCGCGCTACATCAACAACGCGGGCGCGTCCAACAGCTGTTCGAAGGAGTGCACGGTCGCCGAGGCGATGATGCGCTCGACGAACACCGTGTTCTTCGACCTGGTGGCGAACGTGACCGGGCCGCAGGCGGTCAAGGACGCGGCGAAGGAGGCCGGGGTCACCGGCCTCGACAGCACCGCGGTCGACAACAACATCGCGCTCGGCGGTGGTACGACCGAGGTCACGCCGCTGGACATGGCCTCGGGATACGCCACGTTCGCCGACGACGGAATCGCGATGCAGCGGCACTTCGTGTCGAAGGTGACCGACCCGGGCGGCAACGTCGTGTTCCAGACGCCGAGCAACCCGGCGCCGGCGTTCGCGGACAACAACGCGGACAAGAGCAAGCAGATCGCGGGCAACGTGACGATGGCGCTGAAGCCGGTCATCGACTTCTCGAAGCTGAAGTGTCCGCCGAACCACGAGTGCGCGGGCAAGACCGGTACCCAGCAGTACGACGCGAGCGGCCCGAACGCCAGCGGCAACTCGAACGACAACTCGCAGGTGTGGATGGTGGGCTACACCCCGTCCATCGCGGTCTCGTCGTGGGTCGGCACCGGTGGCAACCAGCCGCTGAAGGACAAGAACGGCAAAGCGGTCGGCAGTGGTGGTCTCCCCGCCCAGATGTGGCAGGAGTTCATGAACAACTACCTGAAGGACAAGCCGGCGGAGAAGTTCTCGACGGTGCAGCCGATCGGCAAGGCCGCGACGGCGTCCGGCGACGAGTCGACGACGACGAAGCAGACGACGACCACCACGACGACCACGCAGTCGAGCACGACGACACAGCCGACCACGACCACGGAGTCGCCGAGTTCGAGTTCGCGTACCCGGCCGAGCATCCCGACGGGGATCATCCCGACGGGCCCGGGCCGCAACGGCTTCGGCGGCACGACGGTGCCCACGGGCTGA
- a CDS encoding glycosyltransferase family 87 protein, which yields MSSPTDQAAEPVPSSLSQGQRIAPTLTEPFVAAASRPVGGPLGEHAAVGRHWFWSPQRVGLAMATLALLLCWFGKASCIQQYTDDNGQNQLDWRAGRPYVAMCYSDIVPLYTAERLDQPGTFPYRTSWVDNEGTPNAHLRYMEYPVLTGLFQWVDAKLTAGWVSISNAGWLPGALPVAVYFNITAFWLAVAWLVTVWAVGRTANRRPWDMVLAAISPLVLVHAFTNFDTLATAFAATGLLAWARRKPVLAGVLLGLGAAAKLYPLFLLGPLLVLCLRAGKFRYWARTAGATVVVWLAVNLPVAFTLNAGWREFFRLNTERGMDPDSVYNVISYFTGWAGFDGPLQPGQTPTWLNIVSGALFLICCAGIAYVGFAAPVRPRLAQLCFLVVAAFLVTNKVWSPQYSLWLVPLAVLAIPRWRLLLGWMLLDALVWAPRMFYYLGVDHKGLPEDWFLSFVVVRDLAVVGLCVLVIREIYRPALDKVRLSGDDDPAGGVLDGAPDVFAIKSRNRSLAVQ from the coding sequence GTGTCCAGCCCGACCGACCAAGCAGCCGAGCCCGTGCCGTCGTCACTGAGCCAGGGGCAGCGGATCGCGCCGACGCTCACCGAGCCGTTCGTCGCGGCCGCGAGCAGACCGGTCGGCGGGCCGCTGGGCGAGCACGCGGCGGTGGGCAGGCACTGGTTCTGGTCCCCGCAGCGGGTCGGCCTGGCGATGGCGACGCTCGCGCTGCTGCTGTGCTGGTTCGGCAAGGCCAGCTGCATCCAGCAGTACACCGACGACAACGGGCAGAACCAGCTCGACTGGCGGGCGGGCCGCCCGTACGTGGCGATGTGCTACTCCGACATCGTCCCGCTCTACACCGCGGAACGGCTCGACCAGCCGGGCACCTTCCCGTACCGGACGAGCTGGGTCGACAACGAGGGCACGCCGAACGCGCACCTGCGGTACATGGAGTACCCGGTGCTCACCGGCCTGTTCCAGTGGGTCGACGCCAAGCTGACCGCGGGCTGGGTGTCGATCTCGAACGCGGGCTGGCTGCCGGGTGCGCTCCCGGTGGCGGTCTACTTCAACATCACCGCGTTCTGGCTCGCGGTCGCCTGGCTGGTCACGGTCTGGGCGGTCGGCCGCACCGCCAACCGCAGACCGTGGGACATGGTGCTCGCGGCGATCTCCCCACTGGTGCTGGTGCACGCCTTCACCAACTTCGACACGCTCGCGACCGCGTTCGCCGCGACCGGCCTGCTGGCCTGGGCACGGCGAAAACCCGTGCTGGCCGGGGTGTTGCTCGGGCTCGGCGCGGCGGCGAAGCTCTACCCGCTGTTCCTGCTCGGGCCACTGCTCGTGTTGTGCCTGCGGGCGGGCAAGTTCCGCTACTGGGCCCGCACGGCCGGCGCGACGGTCGTCGTGTGGCTCGCGGTGAACCTGCCGGTCGCGTTCACGCTGAACGCGGGCTGGCGCGAGTTCTTCCGCCTCAACACCGAACGCGGGATGGACCCGGACTCCGTCTACAACGTCATCTCCTACTTCACCGGCTGGGCGGGCTTCGACGGTCCACTCCAGCCCGGGCAGACCCCGACGTGGCTCAACATCGTCAGCGGTGCGCTGTTCCTGATCTGCTGTGCGGGGATCGCGTACGTCGGTTTCGCGGCGCCCGTCCGGCCGCGACTGGCACAGCTGTGCTTCCTCGTGGTGGCGGCCTTCCTGGTGACGAACAAGGTGTGGAGCCCGCAGTACTCGCTGTGGCTGGTGCCGCTCGCGGTGCTCGCGATCCCGCGCTGGCGCCTGCTGCTCGGCTGGATGCTGCTCGACGCGCTCGTCTGGGCGCCGCGGATGTTCTACTACCTCGGCGTGGACCACAAGGGACTGCCGGAGGACTGGTTCCTCAGCTTCGTCGTGGTGCGCGACCTGGCGGTGGTCGGGCTGTGCGTGCTGGTGATCCGCGAGATCTACCGCCCGGCGCTGGACAAGGTCCGCCTCTCCGGCGACGACGACCCCGCGGGCGGGGTGCTCGACGGCGCCCCCGACGTCTTCGCGATCAAGTCCCGGAACAGGTCGCTCGCGGTGCAGTGA
- a CDS encoding deoxyribonuclease IV yields the protein MQIGAHVRDDDPLSAAQERAAEVVQFFLADPQGWKKPVPTPSAAEIEAAGVAVFIHSPYVVNVASMNNRIRIPSRKAVAQHAAAAGEIGAKGLIVHGGHVRKEEDPEQGLLNWGKLFERQAEEGGFGVPILIENTAGGDGAMARHLDMLARLWDVVGDLGAGFCLDTCHAFAAGWELDGIVAKVKAITGRIDLVHLNNSRDEFGSTRDRHANVVHGGGTIDPEVLVAVAKEAQAPVIVETPSDGQADDIAYLREALG from the coding sequence ATGCAGATCGGTGCCCATGTCCGCGATGACGACCCGTTGTCCGCCGCCCAGGAGCGCGCCGCCGAGGTCGTGCAGTTCTTCCTGGCCGATCCGCAGGGCTGGAAGAAGCCGGTGCCCACGCCGTCCGCGGCCGAGATCGAGGCCGCCGGGGTCGCGGTCTTCATCCATTCGCCGTACGTGGTGAACGTGGCGTCGATGAACAACCGGATCCGCATCCCCTCGCGCAAGGCGGTGGCGCAGCACGCGGCGGCGGCGGGCGAGATCGGCGCGAAGGGGCTCATCGTGCACGGCGGGCACGTGCGCAAGGAGGAGGATCCCGAACAGGGCCTGCTGAACTGGGGCAAGCTGTTCGAGCGCCAGGCCGAAGAGGGCGGGTTCGGCGTGCCGATCCTGATCGAGAACACCGCCGGCGGCGACGGGGCGATGGCCCGGCACCTGGACATGCTCGCCCGGCTGTGGGACGTGGTCGGCGACCTCGGCGCCGGGTTCTGCCTGGACACCTGTCACGCGTTCGCCGCGGGCTGGGAGCTCGACGGCATCGTCGCGAAGGTCAAGGCCATCACCGGCCGGATCGACCTCGTGCACCTGAACAACTCGCGCGACGAGTTCGGCTCCACCCGCGACCGGCACGCGAACGTCGTGCACGGCGGCGGCACGATCGACCCCGAGGTGCTGGTCGCGGTCGCGAAGGAGGCCCAGGCGCCCGTCATCGTCGAGACGCCGTCCGACGGCCAGGCCGACGACATCGCCTACCTGCGGGAAGCGCTCGGCTGA
- the rpsF gene encoding 30S ribosomal protein S6, which produces MSRHYEVMVILDPTLDERTVAPTLDTFLNVIRTSGGSVEKVDVWGRRRLSYEIKKHAEGIYALLDVNSEPDAVKELDRQLSLQENILRTKVVRKVAPRKAAKVAAKA; this is translated from the coding sequence GTGTCACGCCATTACGAGGTAATGGTCATCCTCGATCCCACGCTCGACGAGCGCACGGTCGCCCCGACGCTGGACACGTTCCTCAACGTGATCCGCACGTCCGGCGGCAGTGTGGAGAAGGTCGACGTGTGGGGCCGGCGGCGGCTGTCCTACGAGATCAAGAAGCACGCCGAGGGCATCTACGCCCTGCTCGACGTGAACTCCGAGCCCGACGCGGTGAAGGAGCTCGACCGGCAGCTGTCCCTGCAGGAGAACATCCTGCGCACCAAGGTCGTGCGCAAGGTCGCTCCGCGCAAGGCCGCCAAGGTCGCGGCGAAGGCCTGA
- a CDS encoding single-stranded DNA-binding protein, translating into MAGDTVITVVGNLTADPELRFTPSGAAVANFTVASTPRTFDRASGEWKDGEALFLRCNIWRQAAENVAESLTRGARVVVQGRLKQRSFETKEGEKRTVVELEVDEIGPSLRYATAKVNKVSRGTGGGGGGYGGGSGSGAPADDPWGSAPPAGGGGGGFADEPPF; encoded by the coding sequence ATGGCCGGAGACACCGTCATCACCGTGGTCGGCAACCTGACCGCCGACCCCGAGCTGCGCTTCACCCCGTCCGGAGCAGCGGTCGCGAACTTCACCGTGGCCTCCACCCCGCGCACCTTCGACCGCGCCAGCGGTGAATGGAAGGACGGCGAGGCGCTGTTCCTGCGCTGCAACATCTGGCGCCAGGCCGCGGAGAACGTGGCCGAGAGCCTGACCCGCGGCGCGCGCGTCGTGGTGCAGGGCCGGCTCAAGCAGCGGTCGTTCGAGACCAAGGAAGGCGAGAAGCGGACCGTCGTCGAGCTCGAGGTCGACGAGATCGGCCCCTCGCTGCGCTACGCCACCGCCAAGGTGAACAAGGTCAGCCGCGGCACCGGTGGTGGTGGCGGCGGTTACGGCGGCGGCAGCGGTAGCGGCGCGCCGGCGGACGACCCGTGGGGTTCGGCCCCGCCTGCCGGGGGCGGCGGCGGCGGTTTCGCGGACGAGCCCCCCTTCTAA